One Polaribacter sp. SA4-12 genomic window carries:
- a CDS encoding D-alanine--D-alanine ligase has translation MKKNIAIVMGGYSSEVNISLTSGNVVYNHLDKEKYNSFRVHILKEKWVALDASDTEYPIDKNDFSFILNGNCVAFDCVFNAIHGAPGENGMLLAYFNLINLKHTSAPFYQMALTFNKRDTLSVVKEYGIKTAVSVYLNKGDVVDLDKIIAKVGLPCFVKPNNAGSSYGISKAHTKAEMLPALEKAYKEDAEILIESFLDGPEVSVGVIQYKGAIKVLPITEIVSENDFFDYEAKYEGKSQEITPARISEEIKIKVEEVAKKVYSILNMSGFSRSEFILVDNEPHFLEMNTVPGLTENSILPQQAQAAGISLKELFDNAIESALN, from the coding sequence ATGAAGAAGAATATTGCAATTGTTATGGGTGGTTATTCATCCGAAGTTAATATTTCACTTACGAGTGGAAATGTGGTTTATAACCACTTAGACAAAGAGAAGTACAATTCTTTTAGAGTCCATATTTTAAAGGAAAAATGGGTTGCTTTAGATGCTTCTGATACAGAATATCCTATTGATAAAAACGATTTTTCTTTTATACTTAATGGCAACTGCGTTGCCTTCGATTGTGTTTTTAATGCAATTCATGGAGCGCCAGGAGAAAACGGAATGTTATTGGCGTATTTTAATCTCATCAATTTAAAACATACTTCTGCCCCTTTTTATCAAATGGCGTTAACTTTTAACAAGAGAGATACGTTAAGTGTTGTAAAAGAATATGGCATTAAAACAGCCGTTTCTGTCTATTTAAATAAAGGTGATGTTGTAGATTTAGATAAAATAATTGCAAAAGTAGGTTTGCCATGTTTTGTGAAACCGAATAACGCAGGTTCTAGTTATGGTATTTCTAAAGCACATACAAAAGCAGAAATGTTACCCGCTTTAGAAAAAGCATACAAAGAAGATGCTGAGATTTTAATTGAATCTTTTTTAGACGGACCCGAGGTTTCTGTTGGTGTAATTCAATATAAAGGAGCCATAAAAGTGTTGCCAATTACAGAGATTGTTTCAGAAAATGATTTCTTTGATTATGAAGCAAAATATGAAGGGAAATCTCAAGAGATAACTCCTGCAAGAATATCCGAAGAAATAAAAATTAAAGTTGAAGAAGTGGCGAAGAAAGTATATTCGATTTTAAATATGTCTGGGTTTTCGCGTTCAGAATTTATTTTGGTAGATAATGAACCACATTTCTTAGAAATGAATACAGTTCCTGGTCTTACAGAAAATAGTATTTTGCCTCAACAAGCACAAGCAGCAGGAATTTCGTTAAAAGAATTATTCGATAATGCTATTGAGAGTGCTTTAAATTAG
- a CDS encoding PASTA domain-containing protein — translation MSVFQFIKSKSFFIQIAIAIVGLLVFIFALKYWLGFSTNHDQKIQVPNLHKMSLEDVGKKLKELDLDFIVIDSASYNPNYPKKSVIEQSPETGDFVKEKRKIYLTLNPSKYRDVTIPDLNGRTKRQAVSQLRAKGLNVGTNFTFVNDIGKDVVRGLRYKGQILNTGDKLPLNSIVDLVLGDGKGN, via the coding sequence ATGAGTGTTTTTCAATTTATAAAAAGTAAATCCTTCTTTATACAAATTGCTATTGCAATTGTAGGTTTATTGGTATTTATTTTTGCCTTAAAATATTGGTTAGGTTTTTCTACCAATCACGATCAAAAAATTCAAGTTCCTAACCTACATAAAATGTCTTTAGAAGATGTAGGTAAAAAACTGAAAGAATTAGATTTAGATTTTATCGTAATTGATAGCGCAAGTTACAATCCAAACTATCCAAAGAAATCTGTGATAGAACAGAGTCCTGAAACTGGAGATTTTGTAAAAGAAAAACGTAAAATTTATTTGACTTTAAATCCATCTAAATATAGAGATGTTACCATCCCAGATTTAAATGGAAGAACAAAAAGACAAGCTGTTTCTCAATTACGTGCTAAAGGATTAAATGTGGGTACAAATTTCACGTTTGTAAATGATATTGGTAAAGATGTTGTACGTGGATTGCGTTATAAAGGACAAATTTTAAACACAGGAGATAAATTACCACTAAATTCTATTGTAGATTTGGTTTTAGGTGATGGAAAAGGGAACTAG
- a CDS encoding RluA family pseudouridine synthase — protein sequence MQEDQPQDIENDDLHEHYRFTASEGQEPLRVDKFLMNFIENATRSKIQQAAKSGNILVNDVAIKSNHKVKPHDVVRVVLSYPPAEKLLVAEDIPLDIVYEDDAVMVVNKPAGMVVHPGHGNYSGTLVNGLIYHIENLPTNSNERPGLVHRIDKDTSGLLVVAKTEFAMTNLSKQFFDRTTERLYYALVWGHVEDDEGTIEGNIGRSFKNRLQMDVFPDGDFGKHAVTHYKVLERLTYVTLVQCKLETGRTHQIRAHFKHIGHTLFNDERYGGDDILKGTTFTKYKQFVNNCFKVLPRQALHAKTLGFTHPTTGEFMRFNSDVPQDITDCLEKWRTYSENSKDVEQD from the coding sequence ATGCAAGAAGATCAACCTCAAGATATAGAAAACGACGATTTACACGAACATTACAGGTTTACAGCTAGTGAAGGACAAGAACCTTTAAGAGTCGATAAATTCTTAATGAATTTCATCGAAAACGCTACCAGAAGTAAAATTCAGCAAGCTGCAAAATCAGGTAATATTTTAGTAAACGATGTTGCAATAAAATCGAATCATAAAGTAAAACCACATGATGTTGTAAGAGTTGTTTTATCATATCCACCAGCAGAAAAGTTATTGGTTGCTGAAGATATTCCTTTAGATATTGTGTATGAAGATGATGCTGTAATGGTGGTTAATAAACCTGCAGGAATGGTAGTGCATCCAGGTCATGGAAATTATTCTGGAACTTTAGTAAACGGTTTAATTTATCATATTGAAAACCTACCAACAAACTCTAACGAAAGACCAGGTTTAGTTCATAGAATTGATAAAGATACTAGTGGATTATTAGTGGTTGCAAAAACAGAATTTGCAATGACTAATCTGTCTAAACAATTTTTTGATAGAACTACAGAGCGCTTGTATTATGCGTTGGTTTGGGGACATGTAGAAGATGATGAAGGTACTATTGAAGGAAATATTGGACGTAGTTTTAAAAACAGATTACAAATGGATGTTTTTCCTGACGGCGATTTTGGAAAACATGCTGTTACACATTATAAAGTTTTAGAGCGTTTAACGTATGTAACTTTAGTACAATGTAAATTAGAAACTGGTAGAACGCATCAAATTAGAGCGCATTTTAAACATATTGGTCACACATTATTTAATGATGAGCGTTATGGTGGAGATGATATTTTAAAAGGGACAACGTTTACCAAATACAAACAATTTGTAAACAACTGTTTTAAGGTGTTACCAAGACAGGCTTTACATGCAAAAACATTAGGTTTTACGCATCCAACAACAGGAGAGTTTATGAGGTTTAATTCTGACGTTCCTCAAGATATTACGGATTGTTTAGAAAAATGGAGAACTTATTCTGAGAATTCTAAAGATGTGGAACAGGATTAA
- a CDS encoding type II toxin-antitoxin system RelE/ParE family toxin — translation MKINKYRISEQAINDLNDIWIYTLHKWSKEQADRYYNLIIEEIEFIADNFMIGKSVEQTRKNYRVTKVKSHLIFHRKTENELVEIVRVLNQRMDLKKYLN, via the coding sequence ATGAAAATAAATAAATATCGAATTAGTGAACAAGCTATTAATGATTTAAATGATATTTGGATTTACACATTGCACAAGTGGTCTAAAGAACAAGCGGATAGATATTATAATTTAATAATAGAGGAAATAGAATTTATAGCAGATAATTTTATGATTGGAAAGTCTGTAGAACAAACACGAAAAAACTACAGAGTAACGAAAGTAAAATCACATTTAATATTTCATAGAAAAACTGAAAATGAACTTGTAGAAATTGTTAGAGTTCTAAATCAAAGAATGGATCTCAAAAAATATTTGAATTAA
- a CDS encoding type II toxin-antitoxin system ParD family antitoxin, giving the protein MGKNTSISLGNHFEEFINYEVSSGKYSSVSEVIRSALRLLESEEKKERELIKALEIGEKSGLVDDFNPKEHLKTLHRKYL; this is encoded by the coding sequence ATGGGAAAAAACACATCAATATCTCTAGGAAATCATTTTGAGGAGTTTATAAATTATGAAGTGAGCTCTGGGAAATACAGTTCAGTGAGCGAAGTAATTCGTTCTGCTCTGAGGCTGTTAGAGAGCGAAGAAAAAAAAGAAAGAGAATTAATTAAGGCTTTAGAAATTGGCGAAAAGAGTGGTTTAGTAGATGATTTTAACCCAAAAGAGCATCTGAAAACTTTACATCGAAAATATTTATGA
- a CDS encoding DUF6428 family protein, translating to MKLSEIKNHLKGLDKIGFQLPNGELVASHFHVTEVGKITKDFIDCGGKVRSEAVINFQLWEENDYDHRLHPEKLVHIIELSEKIFKFDDLEIEVEYQGKETIGKYNLDFDGTNFLLTSKLTACLAKDACGIPEEKPKLKIIEAEGSCCGPTSGCC from the coding sequence ATGAAATTATCAGAAATTAAAAATCACTTAAAAGGTTTAGATAAAATAGGTTTTCAATTACCAAATGGAGAATTAGTAGCAAGTCATTTTCATGTTACGGAAGTTGGTAAAATAACAAAAGACTTTATTGATTGTGGAGGTAAAGTAAGAAGTGAAGCGGTTATTAATTTTCAACTTTGGGAAGAAAATGATTACGATCACAGATTACATCCAGAGAAGTTAGTACATATTATAGAATTATCAGAAAAGATTTTTAAGTTTGATGATTTAGAAATTGAAGTAGAATATCAAGGAAAAGAAACAATTGGGAAATACAATTTAGATTTTGACGGAACCAACTTTTTGTTAACCTCAAAACTTACAGCGTGTTTAGCAAAAGATGCTTGTGGTATTCCAGAAGAAAAGCCAAAACTTAAAATTATTGAAGCAGAAGGTTCTTGTTGCGGCCCTACTTCTGGTTGTTGTTAA
- a CDS encoding ArsR/SmtB family transcription factor: MGLTKSEFFTEEQNEIAAIAKVLGHPARIAILDFIIKLETCVCGDLVKDIGLAQPTISQHLKELKKVGIIKGRVEGTSVCYCIDEENWERIKNRLNKFLNKNPTENCC; encoded by the coding sequence ATGGGTTTAACAAAGTCAGAATTTTTTACTGAAGAACAAAATGAAATTGCTGCAATTGCAAAAGTGTTAGGACATCCTGCAAGAATTGCAATTTTAGATTTTATAATAAAACTAGAAACCTGTGTTTGTGGAGACTTGGTAAAAGACATTGGTTTGGCGCAACCAACCATTTCTCAGCATTTAAAAGAGTTAAAAAAAGTAGGTATTATAAAAGGTAGGGTAGAAGGCACAAGTGTGTGTTATTGTATCGATGAAGAAAATTGGGAGAGAATAAAAAATAGATTAAATAAGTTTTTAAATAAAAATCCAACAGAAAACTGTTGTTAA